A part of Helicobacter fennelliae genomic DNA contains:
- a CDS encoding outer membrane beta-barrel protein: MKKYLNILCVFGLLSANQTSSTQDMQDTQEYTQNQEYNQDNISEIDRQIQQYQELLRKNGLDPILLYPKSDYIEYRFKNADKEKKQQLSKYYSYADRKKGAFGSVMLGFGSIQNSYADGTYNRANNVPANDGNSICTDTDKSGCQITGLFNSSFANPLNIQSNLISFGGGFGYQSFFNPYFGSRIYGDGLISAGSEKINGTKVGELFYILGGMNADLLFDLPFRLFTQQRFWKKFTIGTYIGLNIGVMLLFDSPDTSGNIKQFMKSDKQQYSSEDVLWKYQLQVDYGFNLGFNITFLERDKIEIGAKIPMNYIGLPSELRLGIEKPASYAIKDNNGNVVSQQALVSKDITFTRTPILIVSYVHLF, translated from the coding sequence ATGAAAAAATATCTCAATATATTGTGCGTATTTGGACTTTTGTCTGCCAACCAAACTTCTAGCACGCAAGATATGCAAGACACACAAGAATACACCCAAAATCAAGAATATAATCAAGATAATATAAGTGAAATTGATAGACAAATCCAGCAATACCAAGAACTGCTTAGAAAAAATGGCTTAGATCCAATACTCCTATACCCAAAATCTGACTATATCGAATACCGCTTCAAAAACGCAGACAAAGAGAAAAAACAACAATTAAGCAAGTATTATAGCTATGCAGATAGAAAAAAGGGAGCTTTTGGAAGTGTTATGCTTGGATTTGGAAGTATCCAAAACTCTTATGCTGATGGAACATACAATCGCGCAAATAATGTCCCAGCAAATGACGGAAATAGTATCTGCACAGATACTGATAAAAGTGGTTGTCAGATTACAGGACTTTTTAACTCCTCATTTGCTAATCCGCTCAATATCCAATCAAATCTCATAAGCTTTGGCGGAGGATTTGGCTATCAGAGCTTTTTTAATCCATACTTTGGAAGTCGCATTTATGGCGATGGGCTCATAAGCGCAGGAAGTGAAAAAATCAATGGCACAAAAGTCGGCGAGCTTTTTTATATTTTGGGCGGAATGAATGCTGATTTGCTCTTTGATCTTCCATTTCGCCTCTTTACACAGCAAAGATTCTGGAAAAAATTTACCATTGGCACATATATAGGGCTTAATATTGGCGTTATGCTACTTTTTGATTCTCCCGATACAAGTGGTAATATCAAGCAATTTATGAAATCTGACAAGCAGCAATACTCAAGCGAAGATGTGCTATGGAAATACCAGCTTCAAGTAGATTATGGATTTAATCTTGGCTTTAATATCACTTTTTTGGAGCGCGATAAAATTGAGATTGGCGCAAAGATACCGATGAATTATATAGGATTACCTTCAGAATTGCGCTTAGGCATAGAAAAGCCAGCGAGCTATGCGATTAAAGATAACAATGGCAATGTAGTTAGTCAGCAGGCATTGGTATCAAAAGATATTACCTTTACGCGCACACCGATTTTGATTGTAAGTTATGTGCATTTATTTTAG
- a CDS encoding outer membrane beta-barrel protein, producing MCFKHIWLIIFSCSISIALHADTTSSAQKQDRAQKWSQDNSTEPDEFNEPNKQKELYLLKGQYHYQVLAQQEQNKENTERSGVFVGVHIGTMSIDINKGSSLTTDGKLPQSIHPVAFGLSGGYMHFINNSSIGLRAYGQYLGAFSFAADIQDSVNSHLLSFNLDVAGDLAIGYEKGYFVGMYMGVGAGALFYNQHSTSEKIEDIVVGSVINLGLSATLKYHHRFELGVKFPPSVFYSNYSLSTIYLAGYQYVF from the coding sequence ATGTGTTTTAAACATATATGGCTTATTATTTTTAGTTGTAGCATAAGCATTGCACTCCATGCTGATACTACTTCTAGCGCGCAAAAACAAGATCGCGCGCAAAAATGGTCGCAAGATAATAGCACAGAGCCAGATGAATTTAATGAGCCAAACAAGCAAAAAGAACTATATTTACTCAAAGGGCAATATCATTATCAAGTGTTAGCACAGCAAGAGCAAAACAAAGAAAACACAGAAAGAAGCGGGGTTTTTGTGGGGGTTCATATCGGAACGATGAGTATTGATATAAATAAAGGCTCAAGCCTCACCACAGATGGCAAACTTCCGCAGTCAATCCATCCTGTGGCTTTTGGGCTAAGTGGCGGATATATGCATTTTATTAATAATTCATCAATTGGATTGCGTGCGTATGGGCAGTATCTAGGGGCATTTAGCTTTGCTGCTGATATACAAGATTCTGTCAATTCGCATTTATTGAGCTTTAATCTTGATGTAGCAGGAGATTTGGCTATCGGCTATGAGAAAGGGTATTTTGTCGGTATGTATATGGGCGTTGGCGCAGGGGCATTGTTTTATAATCAACATAGCACTTCTGAAAAAATTGAGGATATTGTTGTTGGATCTGTGATAAATCTCGGACTTTCAGCGACTCTTAAATATCATCATCGCTTCGAGCTTGGAGTCAAATTTCCACCTTCAGTGTTTTATTCAAATTATTCACTTTCAACAATCTATCTTGCAGGGTATCAATATGTATTTTAG
- the panB gene encoding 3-methyl-2-oxobutanoate hydroxymethyltransferase — translation MKITLDVLQKRKNTQKITAITAYDALFGRIFDGEVDVILVGDSLNMSFGGNADTTNISLEAMIYHTQAVCRGVKSSFIIADMPFGSYAYTKQALKNAIKMIKATHIDAIKIEVKPDKIDIVKALVDEGIAIMAHIGLMPQFIKAEGGYKIKGKTATQADFLLDSALAFEKAGAFGILLEGIQADVAKTITQSLEIPTIGIGSGRHCDGQILVWSDAFGFFTQFKPKFVRRYFEGEALLKQAVRQYAKDVTESTFPNENESY, via the coding sequence ATGAAGATCACTCTTGATGTATTGCAAAAAAGAAAAAACACCCAAAAAATAACAGCTATAACAGCGTATGACGCGTTGTTTGGAAGGATTTTTGATGGCGAGGTTGATGTAATTTTGGTCGGCGATAGTCTCAATATGAGCTTTGGTGGCAATGCTGATACGACAAATATCAGTCTTGAAGCAATGATCTACCACACACAAGCAGTTTGCAGGGGCGTAAAATCATCTTTTATCATCGCTGATATGCCCTTTGGCTCGTATGCCTACACAAAGCAAGCACTCAAAAATGCGATCAAAATGATAAAAGCCACACACATCGATGCGATCAAAATCGAAGTAAAGCCCGATAAAATCGACATTGTCAAAGCATTGGTTGATGAGGGCATAGCCATAATGGCTCATATCGGGCTTATGCCACAATTCATCAAAGCTGAAGGCGGATACAAAATCAAAGGCAAAACCGCCACTCAAGCTGATTTTCTTTTAGATTCTGCGCTTGCGTTTGAAAAAGCCGGTGCATTTGGGATTTTGCTTGAAGGCATACAAGCTGATGTCGCCAAAACAATCACACAATCTCTTGAGATTCCAACCATTGGCATAGGCTCTGGGCGACATTGCGATGGGCAGATTCTGGTATGGAGCGATGCATTTGGGTTTTTTACGCAATTCAAGCCAAAATTTGTGCGGAGGTATTTTGAAGGTGAGGCACTGCTTAAGCAAGCTGTGCGACAATATGCCAAAGATGTCACAGAATCTACATTTCCAAATGAAAATGAGAGCTATTAA
- the ruvB gene encoding Holliday junction branch migration DNA helicase RuvB, protein MEKFTLNGENDKNDKSERFVSIERIDFEEKVENSLRPHIWEDYIGQEQIKKNLKIAILGAKKRSECLMHTLLFGPPGLGKTTLSHIIASEMEATIKVTAAPMIEKPGDLAAILTNLNDGDILFIDEIHRLSPAIEEILYPAMEDFRLDIIIGSGPVAQTIKIDLPKFMLIGATTRAGMLSNPLRDRFGMDFRLQFYTIEELALIIQKAATRLEREIESSASYEIAKRARGTPRIALRLLKRVRDFSDVGDEELITLKTTKHALDELGVNELGFDELDLRYLQALTNAKKPMGLNTIAAIISEDEDTIQDMIEPYLLAQGFLERTGKGRIATRKSFELLKLDSQAQNTLF, encoded by the coding sequence ATGGAAAAATTTACACTCAATGGAGAAAATGACAAAAACGACAAGAGTGAAAGATTTGTCTCGATTGAAAGAATTGATTTTGAAGAAAAAGTCGAAAACTCTTTGCGTCCGCATATTTGGGAGGATTATATCGGGCAGGAGCAAATCAAAAAAAATCTCAAAATCGCTATTTTGGGCGCAAAAAAACGATCTGAATGCCTTATGCATACGCTTTTGTTTGGACCGCCCGGACTTGGCAAAACAACCCTAAGCCATATCATCGCCTCTGAAATGGAAGCCACAATCAAAGTAACCGCCGCGCCAATGATAGAAAAGCCCGGCGATCTCGCAGCAATCCTTACAAATCTCAATGATGGCGATATACTTTTTATCGATGAGATCCACAGGCTAAGCCCAGCGATTGAGGAGATTTTGTATCCGGCTATGGAGGATTTTAGGCTTGATATTATCATAGGCTCTGGTCCTGTGGCACAAACCATAAAAATAGATCTGCCAAAATTTATGCTTATCGGTGCGACAACGCGCGCTGGAATGCTCTCAAACCCGCTTCGTGATCGATTTGGAATGGATTTTAGACTGCAATTTTATACAATTGAAGAGCTCGCACTCATTATCCAAAAAGCAGCCACAAGGCTTGAGCGCGAGATAGAATCTAGTGCAAGCTACGAGATTGCCAAACGTGCAAGAGGCACACCGCGGATTGCGTTGCGACTTTTAAAAAGAGTGCGCGATTTTTCTGATGTGGGCGATGAGGAGCTTATCACACTAAAGACGACCAAACACGCACTTGATGAGCTAGGTGTGAATGAATTAGGGTTTGATGAGCTTGATTTGCGCTATCTTCAAGCCCTTACCAATGCCAAAAAGCCAATGGGACTCAATACAATCGCTGCAATCATTAGCGAAGATGAGGACACAATCCAAGATATGATTGAGCCGTATTTGCTCGCTCAAGGGTTTTTGGAGCGCACAGGCAAAGGCAGAATCGCGACAAGAAAGAGCTTTGAGTTGTTAAAGCTAGATAGTCAAGCCCAAAATACGCTTTTTTAG
- a CDS encoding DNA translocase FtsK, which translates to MGKWGRGFASLNLMWFGYLGYIYLLLLIYPAYGIYKDSKISKTRLKNCIAIVLLSLGILMLQYIALQKGELGKIITESIFVYFGTFGIWLNIILCVFIGLFLLFPRSMIYLKTKIYTLTLKLFGYLKENFIQAYLYLKPITLQYYHALKTKLRSFFAYLSANPKSTHSLNAPLKAPFSQSQKDRGDTFLSDTTSQNPNNTSSAPNPQTQNPHNFDEKNIIITYTDTQQHLQNLINQEKKYANMVRLVGKDENGEVLDVDLNLLKQRLKKHEESTQELDSAPSHAFTKLSPTSSSLEDSHMLDSHATDLHAMDSYAIDSHLAESKTAESSATKSSTQSIMEPLIVDSHISKNPESNSLEKRQIEEEQNAIFNPHISQISQKQNTQEITHILDSSAQSQAPQILQQSSQNLQNPQDLQSSQKVAKVAIIKELDETNMLLQSLEQGSLEQPKNYILPPLSLLQEAQPQKLNFEEGEIDTKIQNLLTKLKVFKIDGDVVRIYSGPVVTTFEFRPAPNVKVSRISGLSDDLAMALCASSIRIQAPIPGKDVIGIEVPNSESQTIYLREILESEVFQNSSSPLALGLGKDIVGNPFVTDLKKLPHLLIAGTTGSGKSVGVNAMILSLLYRNSPDNLKLIMIDPKKVEFSLYEEIPHLLTPIITDSKKAIIALGNVAKEMERRYEIMKEMKTKTIDNYNAKAKEEGKEILPFIVVIIDELADLMMTGGKDAESSIIRIAQMGRAAGLHLIVATQRPSVDVVTGLIKTNLPAKIAFKVGSRTDSRVILDTEGAQNLLGRGDMLFSLGGGSNILRLHAPWTSEEEIEKIVEFIRSQREVSYDSSFLADDAQTRLQESDFELSDSGSLLDEAKKMMLMDGKTSISNLQRRLGIGYNKAASIVEELERQGFLSAPNSKGIREIIG; encoded by the coding sequence ATGGGCAAATGGGGCAGAGGATTTGCTTCACTCAATTTGATGTGGTTTGGGTATTTGGGATATATTTATCTTTTATTGCTGATTTATCCAGCGTATGGAATCTACAAAGATTCTAAAATCTCAAAAACAAGGCTCAAAAATTGTATCGCGATTGTGCTTCTTAGCCTTGGAATCTTAATGCTACAATACATCGCTTTGCAAAAAGGTGAATTAGGCAAAATCATCACAGAATCTATTTTTGTGTATTTTGGCACTTTTGGCATTTGGCTAAATATTATTTTGTGTGTATTTATCGGGCTATTTTTGCTTTTTCCGCGCAGTATGATATATCTCAAAACAAAAATCTACACACTCACTCTTAAGCTTTTTGGCTACCTCAAAGAAAATTTTATCCAAGCGTATTTGTATCTTAAGCCAATCACTTTGCAATATTATCATGCTTTAAAAACCAAATTGCGTTCATTTTTTGCTTATCTTTCTGCAAATCCTAAATCCACGCATTCACTCAATGCCCCACTCAAAGCCCCATTTTCTCAAAGTCAAAAAGACAGGGGCGATACTTTTCTAAGCGATACAACAAGCCAAAATCCAAATAACACAAGCAGCGCGCCAAATCCGCAAACTCAAAATCCGCATAATTTTGATGAAAAAAATATCATCATCACCTACACTGATACCCAACAACATCTCCAAAATCTCATCAATCAAGAAAAAAAATACGCCAATATGGTGCGTCTAGTCGGTAAAGATGAAAATGGCGAAGTGCTTGATGTCGATCTCAATCTCCTGAAGCAGCGACTCAAAAAGCACGAAGAATCAACCCAAGAGCTAGATTCTGCCCCAAGCCATGCATTTACCAAACTCTCGCCCACTTCAAGCTCGCTTGAGGATTCTCATATGTTAGATTCTCATGCCACTGATTTGCATGCTATGGATTCTTATGCGATAGATTCTCACTTAGCAGAATCCAAAACCGCAGAATCTAGCGCTACAAAATCCTCCACACAATCCATTATGGAGCCTCTCATTGTAGATTCTCACATTTCAAAGAATCCAGAATCAAACTCATTGGAAAAAAGACAAATAGAAGAGGAACAAAACGCGATATTCAATCCTCATATCAGCCAAATTAGCCAAAAGCAAAACACGCAAGAAATAACTCATATTTTAGATTCTAGCGCGCAATCTCAAGCACCACAAATATTGCAACAAAGCTCGCAAAATTTACAGAATCCGCAGGATTTGCAAAGCTCGCAAAAAGTCGCAAAAGTAGCGATTATCAAAGAGCTTGATGAGACAAATATGCTTTTGCAAAGCCTTGAGCAAGGCAGTTTGGAGCAGCCAAAAAACTATATCCTACCGCCACTCTCTCTCCTTCAAGAAGCGCAGCCACAAAAACTCAACTTCGAGGAAGGCGAGATCGATACCAAAATCCAAAATCTCCTTACAAAACTCAAAGTGTTTAAAATCGATGGTGATGTCGTGCGGATTTATTCAGGTCCTGTGGTAACGACTTTTGAGTTCCGCCCTGCCCCAAATGTCAAAGTAAGTCGCATCTCTGGGCTTAGTGATGATTTGGCAATGGCATTGTGCGCGAGCTCAATTAGAATCCAAGCACCAATTCCCGGAAAAGATGTGATTGGCATTGAGGTCCCAAACTCTGAGAGTCAGACAATTTATCTAAGAGAGATTTTAGAGAGTGAGGTATTTCAAAACTCATCGTCCCCGCTTGCTTTAGGGCTAGGCAAGGACATCGTAGGCAATCCATTTGTAACAGATCTCAAAAAGCTTCCTCATCTCCTCATCGCCGGAACAACAGGTAGCGGAAAAAGCGTAGGTGTGAATGCGATGATTCTCTCACTTTTGTATCGCAACTCGCCTGATAATCTCAAACTCATTATGATTGATCCCAAAAAAGTAGAATTTAGCCTATATGAAGAGATCCCGCACCTCCTTACGCCTATCATCACGGATTCCAAAAAAGCAATCATTGCGCTTGGAAATGTCGCCAAAGAAATGGAGAGGCGATATGAGATTATGAAAGAAATGAAGACAAAAACCATTGATAATTACAATGCCAAAGCCAAAGAAGAAGGCAAAGAGATTCTGCCATTTATTGTTGTAATCATTGATGAATTAGCGGATTTGATGATGACAGGTGGCAAAGACGCAGAATCCTCTATCATCAGGATCGCGCAAATGGGGCGAGCAGCCGGACTTCATCTCATCGTAGCGACCCAGCGTCCAAGCGTTGATGTCGTTACTGGACTTATCAAAACAAACCTCCCAGCAAAAATCGCTTTCAAAGTCGGCTCACGCACGGATTCTCGTGTGATCCTAGATACAGAAGGTGCGCAAAATCTCTTAGGTCGAGGTGATATGCTTTTTTCTCTTGGCGGTGGAAGCAATATCTTGCGACTTCATGCGCCATGGACGAGTGAAGAAGAGATTGAAAAAATCGTCGAATTTATCCGCTCACAGCGAGAAGTAAGCTATGATTCTAGCTTTTTGGCTGATGATGCTCAAACCAGACTTCAAGAAAGCGACTTTGAGCTAAGCGACAGCGGAAGTTTGCTTGATGAAGCCAAAAAAATGATGCTTATGGATGGCAAAACTTCAATCAGCAATCTTCAGCGCAGACTTGGCATAGGCTACAATAAAGCTGCAAGCATCGTCGAAGAGCTTGAAAGACAAGGCTTTCTCTCTGCGCCAAATTCAAAGGGTATCAGAGAAATCATAGGATAG